One part of the Paenibacillus silvisoli genome encodes these proteins:
- the pruA gene encoding L-glutamate gamma-semialdehyde dehydrogenase, translating to MKTYTEVKPYANEPFTNFALEENKNAIDAAVAKVKAELGRHYPLTIGGEKIETEAKITSINPGNVDEVVGYVSKADQKLAEQAMQAALTTFETWKKVPARERAEYLFKAAHLMRERKHEFSALMMVESGKNYVEADVDTAEAIDFLEFYGREMIRLSQMNETQPLTKIPGEDNNISYIPLGVGVVIPPWNFPLAICVGMTTAAVVSGNTVLLKPASTTPVIAHKFFALMEEVGLPAGVINFIPGSGAEVGDYLTTHPKTRFISFTGSKEVGLRINKLAADTVPGQIWIKRVIAEMGGKDGIVVDETADLEAAATAIVASAFGFQGQKCSAGSRAIIVESVYDQVAERVVELTKQLQVGPQEQNFAAGPVIDKTSYERILDYIEVGKQEGTLLAGGGKAEGNGYYIQPTVFGDVVGKARIMQEEIFGPVLALAKAKDWKEAIAMYNDTEFGLTGSYFSTDEDRIAEALETVHCGNLYINRKCTGALVGVHPFGGFNMSGTDSKAGGYDYLLLFTQAKLTSRKI from the coding sequence ATGAAAACATATACAGAGGTAAAACCATACGCGAACGAGCCGTTTACGAATTTTGCGCTGGAAGAGAACAAGAACGCGATCGACGCGGCAGTCGCGAAGGTGAAGGCTGAACTGGGACGTCATTATCCGCTCACGATCGGCGGCGAGAAGATCGAAACCGAAGCCAAGATCACGTCGATCAACCCGGGTAACGTGGACGAAGTTGTCGGCTACGTCAGCAAGGCGGATCAGAAGCTGGCTGAGCAGGCGATGCAAGCGGCGTTGACGACGTTCGAGACGTGGAAAAAGGTGCCGGCCCGCGAGCGTGCGGAATATCTGTTCAAGGCTGCGCACCTGATGCGCGAGCGCAAGCACGAGTTTTCCGCGCTGATGATGGTGGAGTCCGGCAAAAACTACGTGGAAGCTGACGTAGATACGGCGGAAGCAATCGACTTCCTGGAGTTTTACGGCCGCGAAATGATTCGTCTGAGCCAAATGAACGAGACACAGCCGCTGACGAAAATTCCGGGCGAAGACAATAACATCTCGTATATCCCGCTTGGCGTCGGCGTTGTTATCCCGCCATGGAACTTCCCGCTGGCGATTTGCGTCGGCATGACGACGGCAGCGGTCGTATCCGGCAACACGGTATTGCTCAAACCAGCGTCGACTACGCCGGTCATCGCGCACAAGTTCTTCGCACTGATGGAAGAAGTCGGTCTGCCGGCAGGCGTTATCAACTTCATTCCAGGCAGCGGCGCGGAAGTGGGCGACTACTTGACGACGCATCCGAAAACGCGTTTCATCAGCTTCACAGGCTCGAAGGAAGTTGGGCTGCGCATCAATAAGCTTGCGGCTGACACGGTACCGGGCCAAATCTGGATCAAGCGCGTCATCGCCGAAATGGGCGGTAAAGACGGCATCGTCGTCGACGAAACGGCGGATCTGGAAGCGGCGGCAACGGCAATCGTCGCGTCCGCGTTCGGCTTCCAAGGGCAGAAATGCTCGGCAGGCTCCCGCGCAATCATCGTGGAATCGGTCTACGATCAAGTGGCTGAGCGCGTTGTCGAATTGACGAAGCAGCTCCAAGTCGGACCGCAAGAGCAAAACTTCGCGGCAGGACCGGTTATCGATAAAACGTCTTACGAGCGCATTCTCGACTACATCGAGGTAGGCAAGCAGGAAGGCACGCTTCTGGCAGGCGGCGGCAAAGCGGAAGGCAACGGCTACTACATTCAGCCAACCGTGTTTGGCGACGTAGTCGGTAAAGCGCGCATCATGCAGGAAGAAATTTTCGGACCGGTACTGGCGCTTGCGAAAGCGAAGGACTGGAAAGAAGCGATCGCCATGTACAACGATACGGAGTTCGGTTTGACCGGCTCGTACTTCTCCACGGACGAAGACCGCATCGCGGAAGCGCTGGAGACGGTACATTGCGGCAACCTGTATATCAACCGTAAATGCACGGGCGCGCTTGTAGGCGTTCATCCGTTCGGCGGCTTCAACATGTCCGGTACGGACTCCAAAGCGGGAGGCTACGATTACCTGCTGCTCTTCACGCAAGCGAAATTGACGTCCCGCAAAATCTAA
- a CDS encoding proline dehydrogenase, which yields MEAMLRNMFQALGKSRSANRLAKKYGLRFGAARFVAGETIKQSIDAVRKLNEDGRMATLDHLGEFVFSEEEAKESAEMCVQTLDAIASSGVNSNLSLKMTSLGLDISRELCMNNMRRILNRARMHNNFVRIDMEDYAHCQVSLDIYEELRKEFDNVGIVIQAYLYRTEQDIQNLNALQANLRLVKGAYKESPSVAFPEKKDVDENLKKIIQMHMKNGNYTAVASHDPAIIDFTKAFVQVEGIAKDRFEFQMLYGICEDLQKQLVQEGYRVRVYVPYGVDWFGYFMRRLAERPANVWFVLKNMFK from the coding sequence ATGGAAGCGATGCTTCGAAATATGTTTCAAGCATTAGGCAAGAGCCGCTCGGCTAACCGTTTAGCCAAGAAATACGGACTTCGCTTCGGCGCAGCCCGTTTTGTCGCGGGCGAGACGATTAAACAATCGATTGACGCCGTACGCAAGCTCAATGAAGACGGCCGAATGGCGACGTTGGATCACTTGGGCGAATTTGTGTTCAGCGAAGAAGAGGCGAAGGAATCCGCAGAGATGTGCGTACAGACGCTGGATGCGATCGCAAGCTCAGGCGTAAATTCCAATCTGTCTCTTAAAATGACATCGCTCGGCCTCGATATAAGTCGCGAGCTGTGCATGAACAATATGAGACGGATTTTGAACCGGGCGCGGATGCATAACAATTTCGTCCGGATTGACATGGAGGATTACGCGCACTGCCAAGTATCGCTCGATATTTATGAAGAGCTGCGCAAGGAATTCGACAATGTGGGCATTGTCATTCAAGCGTATTTGTACCGTACGGAGCAGGATATTCAGAACTTGAATGCGCTCCAAGCGAACCTGCGTCTCGTGAAAGGCGCCTACAAGGAGTCGCCGAGCGTGGCGTTCCCGGAAAAGAAAGACGTGGATGAGAACTTGAAGAAGATCATCCAGATGCATATGAAGAACGGCAATTATACGGCGGTAGCCAGTCATGACCCGGCGATTATCGATTTTACGAAAGCGTTCGTGCAGGTTGAAGGGATCGCGAAGGACCGCTTCGAGTTCCAGATGCTGTACGGCATTTGCGAGGATTTGCAGAAGCAGCTTGTGCAGGAAGGCTATCGGGTCCGCGTGTACGTGCCGTACGGCGTGGATTGGTTCGGCTATTTCATGCGCCGCTTGGCTGAACGGCCGGCGAACGTCTGGTTCGTGCTGAAGAACATGTTTAAATAA
- a CDS encoding sigma-54 interaction domain-containing protein: MFNIEHMNLNTRLTYMDNDASATIETIMQALRDGLAVVLSVTEGSASLVVPDDLPLLEACCSSTTSQLSDMTWFRSPICELLSDGSLTTLTTISNRPVLVRDQNGAIAGYAALSELLRHAIYEKQRWEAYFKTLSETVTEAVTVVDRSGEVICWNPVAEEIYNLPKGDILGRRIGEHFETETLMVLKILDEGRLIRNTYHRPREDTHVLINASPIRDQDGAIIGGIASEQDITQLVRLNEQLTSAHTLSHLHKSADKELFSVMKGKGPAIGKVMQWARKVAAADTPVLLIGEGGVGKEQLAQIIHNSGPRAEQAFLTVNCGIVPMGLLETELFGFQGGAFTGNESGQAGKLEQAKDGTLFINEIDRLSLELQAKLYHYLSQQTFTRTGGSKSIEVRTRIIAASTQDLASQVARGIFRADLYYALNVVSLSIPPLRERPEDIPAMLHMYLKQFSLQYQKPLPTLAPEVLLAFSNYDWPGNILELRNVIERCVILSDEDAITLEHLPPALQAQQPSLSMPVKETPDHASEAVSAGEKRLKASVSNDEEQALIHDALARTAGNKSAAAKLLGVSRGTLYNKMKEFGLE; encoded by the coding sequence ATGTTCAATATTGAACACATGAACTTGAACACACGATTAACGTATATGGACAACGACGCGTCCGCTACTATAGAAACGATTATGCAGGCGCTGCGTGATGGCCTGGCGGTTGTGCTGTCCGTGACCGAAGGCAGCGCCAGCTTGGTTGTGCCTGACGATTTGCCTTTACTAGAGGCTTGCTGCAGTTCGACAACATCGCAGCTGTCCGACATGACGTGGTTTCGTTCGCCGATTTGCGAGCTATTAAGTGACGGTTCCTTAACGACATTAACTACAATATCGAACCGGCCGGTACTCGTGCGCGATCAAAACGGCGCCATCGCCGGGTATGCTGCATTGTCCGAGCTGCTGCGGCATGCCATCTACGAAAAACAGCGCTGGGAAGCGTATTTCAAGACGCTTTCGGAAACCGTTACGGAAGCCGTCACGGTCGTGGACCGCAGCGGCGAAGTGATCTGCTGGAACCCGGTTGCCGAAGAAATCTACAATTTGCCCAAAGGCGATATTCTCGGCAGACGGATCGGTGAGCATTTTGAAACGGAAACATTAATGGTGTTAAAGATTCTTGACGAAGGCAGGCTGATTCGCAATACGTATCACCGTCCGCGTGAAGATACGCATGTTCTGATCAACGCATCTCCCATACGCGATCAAGACGGCGCCATTATCGGCGGCATTGCCTCGGAGCAAGACATTACGCAGCTCGTTCGGTTGAACGAACAGCTGACGTCGGCTCACACGTTATCGCATCTCCATAAATCGGCCGACAAAGAGCTGTTCTCCGTGATGAAAGGCAAAGGTCCGGCCATCGGAAAAGTGATGCAGTGGGCGCGAAAAGTAGCGGCTGCCGATACTCCCGTGCTGCTTATCGGCGAAGGCGGCGTCGGCAAAGAACAGCTGGCGCAAATCATCCATAATTCCGGCCCGCGCGCAGAGCAAGCCTTTCTAACCGTGAACTGCGGCATCGTCCCGATGGGGCTGCTGGAAACCGAGCTGTTCGGCTTTCAAGGCGGAGCCTTCACGGGCAATGAGTCCGGACAAGCCGGCAAGCTCGAGCAAGCGAAGGACGGCACGTTGTTCATTAACGAAATCGACCGGTTATCGCTTGAGCTGCAAGCGAAGCTGTACCATTACTTGTCGCAGCAAACGTTCACCCGCACGGGCGGCAGCAAATCGATCGAGGTGCGCACGAGAATCATCGCTGCGTCTACTCAGGATTTAGCTTCGCAAGTGGCGCGAGGCATATTCCGTGCCGATTTGTATTATGCGCTGAACGTCGTCTCGCTCTCCATCCCGCCGCTTCGCGAACGGCCGGAAGATATTCCGGCGATGCTCCACATGTACTTGAAGCAGTTCTCGCTGCAATATCAGAAGCCGCTGCCGACGTTGGCGCCGGAAGTGCTGCTCGCGTTCTCCAACTACGACTGGCCGGGCAACATTCTCGAGCTGCGCAACGTCATCGAGCGCTGCGTCATTTTAAGCGACGAAGACGCGATAACGCTCGAGCATCTGCCGCCCGCCTTGCAGGCTCAGCAGCCGAGCCTATCCATGCCCGTCAAAGAGACGCCGGATCACGCGTCCGAAGCGGTCAGCGCCGGCGAGAAGCGCCTCAAAGCGAGCGTCAGCAACGACGAGGAGCAGGCGCTCATTCACGACGCTTTGGCGCGCACGGCCGGCAACAAGAGCGCTGCCGCCAAGCTGCTCGGCGTTTCTAGAGGCACGCTCTACAACAAAATGAAGGAGTTCGGGCTGGAGTAA
- the rocF gene encoding arginase → MAEKKQNAENTKKLSLIQVPFGLGTGRPGTEEGPESMMQAGLMRQLRKTAYEIATEYKVKAATTATASKDPKHLTEVKEISAQVAELVASEAAKQHVPLVLGGDHSVSIGVLAGLAKTAARVGVIYFDAHPGLNTEESSPTGKMGGMSLAVALGKAQLKLSDIANGISETAINKQNVVLIGVRDVEPEERELILSEGITVFTMHEIDRMGIERVIAKAVEVAGQGTDGIHVSFSADCLDPIEAPGVENQVPGGLTYREAHFACELLAESGRIMSIDVVEVNSKLDESRRTARLAIGLIASLLGKRII, encoded by the coding sequence ATGGCAGAGAAGAAGCAGAATGCAGAGAATACGAAAAAGCTGAGCCTGATCCAGGTGCCTTTCGGACTGGGTACGGGGCGCCCCGGAACGGAAGAGGGGCCCGAAAGCATGATGCAGGCCGGGCTGATGCGCCAGCTCCGGAAAACGGCTTACGAGATCGCAACGGAATATAAGGTCAAAGCCGCGACGACGGCAACGGCTTCGAAGGATCCGAAGCACTTGACCGAAGTGAAAGAGATAAGCGCGCAGGTAGCCGAGCTGGTTGCGAGCGAAGCAGCCAAGCAGCATGTACCGCTCGTGTTGGGCGGCGATCACAGCGTGTCGATCGGCGTATTGGCAGGATTGGCAAAGACCGCGGCTAGAGTCGGCGTCATTTATTTCGATGCGCATCCGGGTCTGAATACGGAAGAAAGCAGCCCAACCGGCAAAATGGGCGGCATGTCTCTGGCGGTCGCGCTCGGCAAAGCCCAGTTGAAGCTTTCCGATATTGCGAACGGCATTTCGGAAACGGCGATCAATAAGCAGAACGTCGTTCTGATCGGAGTTCGCGACGTGGAACCCGAAGAACGGGAGCTCATTCTGTCCGAAGGAATCACCGTATTCACGATGCATGAAATCGACCGGATGGGCATCGAGAGGGTGATCGCGAAAGCGGTTGAAGTGGCCGGACAAGGGACGGACGGCATCCATGTCAGCTTCTCCGCGGACTGTCTCGATCCGATAGAGGCGCCAGGCGTTGAAAATCAAGTGCCGGGCGGCCTGACATACCGCGAGGCGCATTTTGCTTGCGAGCTGCTGGCCGAATCCGGCCGGATCATGTCCATCGACGTCGTCGAAGTGAATTCGAAGCTGGACGAGAGCCGGCGTACGGCTCGTCTTGCCATCGGACTCATCGCTTCGCTGCTGGGCAAGCGGATTATATAG
- a CDS encoding ornithine--oxo-acid transaminase: protein MVTATNRIIEQTERFGAHNYHPLPIVISKAEGVWVEDPEGNKFMDMLSAYSALNHGHRHPRIIAALKEQADKVTLTSRAFHNDQLGVFYEKLSALTGKSMILPMNTGAEAVETALKAVRRWAYDVKGVPADQAEIIVCEGNFHGRTITVTSFSSSEEYKEGFGPFTPGFKIIPYGDIEALKAAITPNTAAFLVEPIQGEAGIVMPPEGFLKAASELCKANRVLLVADEIQTGFGRTGKTFACDWEAVVPDMYIMGKALGGGVFPISAVAADDEILGVFSPGSHGSTFGGNPLGCAVAIAALDVLQDEGLVQRSEVLGEYFIEELSQLANPVIKEVRGRGLFIGLELDCEARPYCEKLKELGILCKETHETTIRFAPPLTISKEQLDWALARIKQLF from the coding sequence ATGGTCACGGCAACAAACCGCATCATCGAACAAACGGAACGGTTCGGCGCGCATAATTATCATCCGCTGCCGATCGTCATTTCGAAAGCGGAAGGCGTCTGGGTCGAGGACCCGGAAGGCAACAAATTCATGGATATGCTCAGCGCCTACTCCGCGCTTAACCATGGGCACCGCCACCCGCGCATTATCGCGGCGCTTAAGGAGCAGGCGGATAAAGTGACGCTCACATCGCGTGCTTTTCATAACGACCAACTGGGCGTCTTCTATGAGAAGCTGTCGGCATTGACCGGGAAAAGCATGATTCTGCCGATGAACACCGGCGCGGAAGCCGTTGAAACGGCACTCAAAGCGGTCCGTCGCTGGGCATATGATGTAAAAGGCGTTCCGGCCGATCAGGCGGAAATCATCGTGTGCGAAGGCAACTTCCACGGACGTACGATTACCGTCACCTCGTTCTCCTCGTCGGAGGAATACAAGGAGGGCTTCGGTCCGTTCACGCCAGGCTTCAAAATCATCCCTTACGGCGACATCGAAGCGCTGAAAGCGGCTATAACGCCGAATACGGCCGCCTTTCTCGTCGAGCCGATCCAAGGCGAAGCCGGCATCGTCATGCCGCCGGAAGGCTTCCTGAAAGCGGCGTCGGAGCTGTGCAAAGCGAACCGGGTGCTGCTGGTTGCCGATGAGATTCAAACGGGCTTTGGCCGGACCGGCAAAACGTTCGCCTGCGACTGGGAAGCCGTTGTACCGGATATGTACATTATGGGCAAAGCGCTGGGCGGCGGCGTGTTCCCGATTTCGGCCGTAGCGGCGGACGATGAAATACTTGGCGTATTCAGTCCCGGCTCGCACGGCTCGACCTTCGGCGGCAATCCGCTCGGCTGCGCGGTAGCGATCGCGGCGCTCGATGTGCTGCAGGACGAAGGTCTCGTGCAGCGCTCGGAGGTGCTTGGCGAATACTTCATCGAAGAGCTTAGCCAGCTTGCGAATCCGGTCATTAAAGAAGTGCGCGGACGCGGCTTGTTTATCGGGCTAGAGCTTGACTGCGAGGCAAGACCGTATTGCGAGAAGCTGAAGGAGCTCGGTATTTTGTGCAAGGAAACGCATGAAACGACGATTCGCTTCGCGCCGCCGCTGACGATATCCAAAGAACAGCTCGATTGGGCGCTAGCGCGGATCAAGCAGCTTTTCTAA
- the rocF gene encoding arginase: protein MNAVKNNNISIIGVPLQYGADRKGVDLGPDAIRGANLHDRLKALGFNVEDMGDLNVQRRLEQPKDGEKLKHLQEIVRVNTELCDKVSAEMARGQFPLVLGGDHSIAIGTIKGVLQHVNRLGVIWFDAHTDVNTHETTFSGNIHGMSLAAVLGYGHPDLVGIGGSETKLRPENVVIIGARSIDPGERAFLKEKGIRVFTMHDIDRNGMKSVMEEAIEIVTNGTDGVHLSLDLDGMDPFEAPGVGTPVSGGMSYRESHFAMELLFERNILVSAEFVEVNPILDQHNKTARAAVELIGSVFGERIL, encoded by the coding sequence ATGAACGCGGTAAAAAACAACAACATTTCCATTATCGGCGTACCGCTGCAGTACGGCGCTGACCGCAAGGGCGTCGACCTGGGGCCGGATGCGATTCGAGGGGCGAATCTTCACGATCGGTTGAAGGCGCTGGGCTTCAACGTGGAAGACATGGGCGATTTGAACGTGCAGCGCAGACTCGAGCAGCCGAAGGATGGCGAGAAGCTGAAGCATCTGCAGGAAATCGTTCGCGTCAACACGGAGCTCTGCGACAAAGTTTCCGCGGAAATGGCAAGAGGACAATTCCCGCTCGTTTTGGGCGGTGACCATAGCATTGCAATCGGCACCATTAAAGGCGTGCTTCAGCATGTCAATCGGCTCGGCGTCATTTGGTTTGACGCGCACACGGACGTGAATACGCATGAAACGACCTTCTCGGGCAACATCCACGGCATGTCGCTGGCGGCCGTACTCGGCTACGGTCATCCCGATCTTGTCGGCATCGGCGGCTCGGAAACGAAGCTGCGTCCGGAAAATGTCGTGATCATCGGCGCGCGGTCGATCGATCCCGGCGAGCGCGCTTTTCTGAAAGAGAAGGGCATTCGCGTCTTCACGATGCATGACATCGACCGCAACGGCATGAAATCGGTCATGGAGGAAGCAATCGAAATCGTGACGAACGGAACGGACGGCGTTCACCTCAGCTTGGACCTGGACGGCATGGATCCATTCGAAGCGCCGGGCGTCGGAACGCCGGTATCGGGCGGGATGTCGTACCGGGAGAGCCATTTTGCGATGGAGCTGCTGTTTGAACGAAACATTCTCGTTTCCGCGGAATTCGTGGAAGTGAATCCGATACTGGATCAGCATAATAAGACGGCAAGGGCTGCCGTGGAATTGATCGGATCGGTATTTGGCGAACGCATCCTGTAG
- a CDS encoding LysR family transcriptional regulator, producing the protein MDFKKYKTFQIVADTLNLTVAAKRLGYTQPTITLQLQSLENELGVTLFDRVGKKTYLTPSGKLVKHYIDQTFALMDEMETELRKLDQPHGVLTVAAPEFYCTQYLSLIIHSYISQNPKVKLQLFSCDSNDALKKVASNEADLAIIAGPCESAQMESVPLGKEDLVLVTTKELYEKHDARTLLESYPFITYKTGSNIQRLINECLKEYGFTPDKIIECVTDETIRRTVLYHTGTALLGSALVEDELRKGTLAEIHRFPGKIETSMVILKKRMSEQHIQSFSEIVQRIWKEWD; encoded by the coding sequence ATGGATTTCAAGAAATACAAGACGTTTCAAATCGTCGCCGATACGTTGAATTTAACCGTAGCGGCCAAGCGGCTTGGCTATACGCAGCCAACCATTACGCTTCAGCTGCAATCGCTCGAGAACGAGCTGGGCGTCACGTTGTTCGACCGCGTCGGGAAGAAGACCTATTTGACCCCGTCGGGAAAATTGGTCAAGCATTATATTGATCAGACCTTCGCGCTCATGGACGAAATGGAGACGGAGCTGCGGAAGCTGGATCAGCCGCATGGCGTGCTGACCGTCGCGGCGCCTGAATTTTATTGTACGCAATATTTGTCCCTCATCATTCATTCCTACATCTCGCAAAACCCGAAGGTGAAGCTGCAGCTGTTCTCCTGCGACAGCAACGATGCCTTGAAGAAGGTTGCCTCGAACGAAGCGGATTTGGCCATTATTGCCGGCCCTTGCGAGTCCGCGCAGATGGAGTCCGTGCCCCTTGGCAAAGAAGACTTGGTGCTGGTGACCACCAAGGAACTGTACGAGAAGCATGATGCGCGCACGCTGCTTGAAAGCTATCCGTTCATTACTTACAAAACCGGCTCCAACATTCAGCGGCTCATCAACGAATGCTTGAAGGAGTACGGCTTCACGCCGGACAAAATTATCGAGTGCGTCACCGATGAGACGATCAGGCGCACCGTATTGTATCATACCGGGACCGCCCTGCTAGGCTCAGCCCTGGTCGAGGACGAGCTCCGCAAAGGGACGTTAGCCGAAATCCACCGCTTCCCCGGCAAAATCGAAACGTCCATGGTCATCCTGAAAAAACGAATGAGCGAGCAGCATATCCAGTCCTTCTCCGAGATCGTTCAACGGATCTGGAAAGAATGGGATTGA
- a CDS encoding DUF6886 family protein has translation MMPTQAIIRQSKPFKPVAVDRVDDLLGYLAEAPVELRITPSLMPLKRAILASTVNFSMIRMKNAVE, from the coding sequence ATGATGCCAACGCAGGCTATTATACGGCAAAGCAAACCGTTTAAACCCGTTGCCGTGGATCGGGTCGATGATTTGCTGGGCTACTTAGCGGAAGCTCCGGTCGAGCTCCGGATTACGCCTTCATTAATGCCGTTAAAGCGTGCGATATTGGCTTCGACCGTCAACTTTTCCATGATTCGAATGAAAAACGCCGTAGAGTAA
- a CDS encoding DUF6886 family protein has translation MLYHFSEDGGIPIFEPRQLPYRTNEPAMVWTIDAFHALHYYFPRDCPRVCMWPKSDTTEEDRLKLFGQSSVNHVVAIESEWLERLRRSTLFRYAFDPGLFELYDANAGYYTAKQTV, from the coding sequence CTGCTGTATCATTTTAGCGAAGATGGCGGCATCCCGATATTTGAACCGAGACAGCTGCCGTATCGAACGAATGAACCTGCGATGGTGTGGACGATAGACGCGTTTCACGCCCTCCATTATTATTTTCCGAGAGACTGCCCGCGCGTTTGCATGTGGCCGAAATCGGATACGACGGAGGAGGATCGGCTTAAGCTGTTCGGCCAATCCAGCGTAAATCATGTCGTAGCCATAGAGAGCGAATGGCTGGAACGATTGCGCCGATCGACGCTGTTCCGGTACGCCTTCGATCCCGGGCTTTTCGAGCTGTATGATGCCAACGCAGGCTATTATACGGCAAAGCAAACCGTTTAA
- a CDS encoding HesB/YadR/YfhF family protein: MKIMVEQSAARWYIREMDLSDGDHLRIFVRLGGSGSVQPGYSLGIMKDEPREPGLHQVVEGITFFMEADNLWYLEERDLQITFNEQEDDIWMDLV, translated from the coding sequence ATGAAAATAATGGTGGAACAGTCGGCCGCACGCTGGTATATCAGAGAGATGGATTTATCGGATGGCGATCATTTGCGCATTTTCGTTCGTTTAGGTGGCAGCGGCAGCGTTCAACCAGGATATTCGCTCGGGATCATGAAGGACGAACCAAGGGAACCGGGGCTTCATCAAGTAGTCGAAGGAATTACCTTTTTTATGGAAGCGGACAATTTGTGGTATCTAGAGGAACGGGATTTGCAAATTACGTTTAACGAACAAGAGGACGATATTTGGATGGATCTTGTTTAA
- a CDS encoding D-alanyl-D-alanine carboxypeptidase family protein, with translation MIAQRIPRLGAFLLLLMVFNVFSVFGFALPAYAAEEAQEQSAPKMASESAILMDAKTGTVLLAKNAEVPQFPASITKIVTGIVALEYESVLSNLVTVSKEARGEDGTRIYLAEGEQVSLERLLYGMLMNSGNDAATAIAEYVDGSKQKFAERMNAFVKEKAGAEQTNFVNPSGLPDKAQVTTALDMARISRYAMQNETFRKIVATKRMPWVGKEWTSTLINHNQLLKDYEGATGIKNGYTQAAGFTLVASAKRGEMELIGVLLKSPSKTAVYDDMRSLLDYGFEHFEQQQLLAANQSYPLAGSETAEFITREPIWAVAPKGETPTFTVSATGEVTAQSSMGSVTAGIMEPVKHETPVEVLAAPAPEEPVSEQMLAASVQKKEQEPSGSSKLTILLLWLGVIAYLAILAYIRSKRDKQERTRGL, from the coding sequence ATGATCGCGCAACGCATACCGCGCCTCGGCGCTTTTCTGCTGCTGTTGATGGTGTTCAACGTGTTCAGCGTGTTCGGCTTTGCGCTTCCGGCTTATGCGGCGGAAGAGGCGCAGGAGCAGTCCGCGCCTAAGATGGCCTCCGAATCGGCGATTCTGATGGATGCCAAGACAGGCACGGTGTTGCTGGCGAAAAATGCCGAGGTGCCGCAGTTTCCGGCCAGCATTACGAAAATCGTGACAGGCATCGTTGCTCTTGAATATGAAAGCGTTTTATCCAATCTCGTCACCGTTTCGAAGGAAGCGCGAGGCGAAGACGGGACTCGCATCTATTTGGCCGAGGGCGAGCAGGTATCGCTGGAAAGGCTGCTTTACGGCATGCTGATGAATTCCGGCAATGATGCCGCCACCGCGATTGCGGAATACGTGGACGGCTCCAAGCAAAAGTTCGCCGAGCGCATGAATGCGTTCGTCAAAGAAAAGGCGGGCGCGGAGCAAACGAATTTCGTCAATCCGAGCGGCCTTCCGGATAAAGCTCAGGTGACCACCGCGCTGGATATGGCCAGAATCAGCCGGTACGCGATGCAAAACGAGACGTTCCGCAAAATCGTCGCCACCAAGCGTATGCCATGGGTCGGCAAAGAGTGGACATCGACGCTCATTAATCATAATCAGCTGCTCAAGGATTACGAAGGGGCGACAGGGATTAAGAACGGCTATACGCAGGCGGCAGGCTTTACGCTCGTCGCCTCAGCCAAGCGCGGCGAGATGGAGCTGATCGGCGTTCTGTTGAAGTCTCCGTCGAAAACGGCGGTCTATGATGATATGCGCAGCCTGCTCGACTATGGGTTCGAGCATTTTGAGCAGCAGCAGCTTTTGGCAGCCAATCAGTCTTACCCGCTGGCCGGTTCGGAAACGGCCGAGTTTATTACGAGAGAGCCGATTTGGGCGGTCGCGCCGAAAGGGGAGACGCCGACTTTCACGGTCAGCGCCACGGGAGAGGTTACCGCGCAAAGCTCGATGGGCAGCGTCACTGCTGGTATAATGGAACCTGTAAAGCATGAGACGCCCGTAGAAGTGCTGGCTGCACCGGCGCCTGAAGAACCGGTTTCGGAGCAGATGCTGGCCGCATCCGTACAGAAGAAAGAACAAGAGCCGTCAGGCAGCTCGAAGCTGACGATATTGCTCCTATGGCTCGGCGTGATCGCGTATTTGGCGATTCTCGCCTATATCCGGTCGAAGCGGGATAAGCAAGAGCGGACGCGAGGACTGTAG